The segment AAATCCATCCACATTGCCGCACCCTGCCTTCGACGGGCGCAAAAAACCTTTGAAGAAAAAAGTAAAAAACAGTTGACAAAATCCATTTCCCATGCTAAAATAAGCAAGTCGTCCGGCGAACGGACGCGCAAAAATGAATATGGGCGTGTTCCCGAGTGGCCAATGGGGACAGACTGTAAATCTGCTGCTTTCAGCTTCGGTGGTTCGAATCCACCCGCGCCCACCAAACAAGAAAAATCCGAACCTGTTTCCGATTGGAGAAGGGTTCGGATTTTTCGTTTTCTTCGGGTACAACAATGAAGGCTCCCGTGGACGGCGTAAAATGTATACAACGCAGAAACACAAATGAATTTAACATCTATGCTGATTTTTGTGCAAAATATTGTATTATATTAGTTGATGACAAATTTAATAGCGGAGGTTATCATCTATGAAACTAACTCCTGAAGAGAAGAGAAAAGTGGTTTCTTGTTGTAATGGCAATCTTATCCCTGACCATGATTTTGATTGGGTACATAACTATCCGACAGAATGGTTTCAGCAAAAATTCGATTTTATACCAGACGAAAGGTTGAAAGAACATTTAGGGGATGAGTTTTATCAGACGCGATTTGCATATACCTTAATGCAAACTCTGAGCCTACCAATGTCAAAAAACAAAGGCATCATTAAGTTTCAAATTATACAGTACGCATCTATTTGTGAGGCTTTGCTAAATTATACCTTAGAGCATTATTTCAAGGAAACATTTGAAAATCAGTTTGCTGCGGTGACTTTCAAAAAGTGTTCACAAGCGCTAACTGAAAAAACAAAGATAACCTATGATGGAAAAGCGCTGTATTTATGTGATACAAAAAGCGAAAAAGCTAAAATTGAGTGGACTGCAAATCCAGTAAAAGCAGATTTTGCACTAGAAAATGGCATTCTATCGGAAACGACCAAAGAGAAATATTGTGAGTTATACGATTTAAGGAATAATGCACATATTTTGAAGGCAGCAAGAGCCGACTACTATCCTAGACTCAAAGACGCAAGTGCTGCATATGAGTTGGCAGTACAGTTTATTGACGAAATTCGAGCATATTTTAATGCACACACGCTTGACTCTTAATCTTATATGTAAAGCAGGGCGTTCCCTTTACTGGGAGCGTCCTGCTGTTTTTATGCTGCAACAGGCAAGGCTTGTAGAGCTTCTTGCTCTTTCAGCCATTCCTCATATTCACGCTGGCCTTCCTCACTGTTGAAAAACTCAACCATGGAGGGATAAAAGCAACGTGCCAGCGCCTTGATTGCTTCATCCGGGTAGCCGGATTTGTTTGACTTCTTTTTTTTTGTTCAAATAGTATCCTCCGAAAATCAAAGTTCCATATCCTGCCCACGCTTGCGGTTTTTCTGCGGCACATTCATGGTGCGCTCCTGCTTGAGGGCGAGAATCTTTTCCAGAAAGCTGCGCACCAGTTCAGGCGCACGGTGGAGCGCGTCCAGATAGGGCTTCACTTCATACCAGAGCTCATGATACTTTTGACCCCAATGAGCAGCTTCCTTCTTGGCGGTGGAAAGTTCTTCTTTCAGGCGGCGGTTCTCCACGTCCATCATATAGCCGTGGTCGGCCTGCTTTTTCAGTTTGGAAAATTCCTCCTCGGTCAGCGAGTAGTTGCCGAGGAAGGTGCGCTTGCCGATATAATCCAGATCGCGCGCATGAATGAGGGCTTCTTTCGTGAGCGTGGCCTTTTTCTGCACAGCGGCAAGTTCCTTCTCCTTTTTGGAGAGGGTCTGACTGGTTTTGGCAAGCGACTGCGCCTTTTGGTCGGCTTGGGCGGTCAGGCTGTCCAGCCGTTCCTGCTCCCGTTGAACTTTGAACTGGGTGACGGTCAGGTGTTCTTCGGTGCTGCCGCGCTCGCCGCGCTCTACATCGGTGTACCCGGCATTGTGCATATAGTTGAAGAAATCGTCTTGCAGGATGCTGTACGACTTCTTCAGGACTGGTTTGCCGTTCTTTTGCAGGACGGGCTCTCCAGCATCGTCCAGCAGGGGCTTGGATGCCCACTTCTTGCTCCGGCTGACCTGCATGACGGTCTCCTTGACTGTGCCGACCAGTGCCTTGTCCTTGCAGCGTTTCGACCACAGGATCTGCTTTTCCACCACAGGTACATAGACCACATGGAGGTGGTAGTGGTAAACTTCGCGGCCTAGTGCTTCGGTCATGGCACGGTTGATCTCGTCGGCGTGCATGACTGCCGAGAGGATATACTGCTCACCGCCCACGATCTGAACAGCAGCTTTGTAGGCATCCTCATAGAACTGCTTGGCGAACTCGTAGCCACCGTGATTGTCGAAATAGGCAGAGTTGACATCAAAGACAAGCTCGCAATAATGGGTGGCATCCGGCTTCAGGCCGCGCGTTGAAATCGTACCAGCGGTTTCCAGTTGGGCGAACAGGTCAGTGTAGCTGGCGGTTGGCTTTTTGAAGTGGACGTTCCATGCAGCGCGCTGGGGGATAATATCGGGGTTCCGATAGCTGTCCTTTTCGCGCTCGTTGTGCTGCTGGGTGTTACCAACGGCCTTATCCGAAACGGCGAGGTTTCGGACACTTGTGCGGTCAATACCATCATTTCTTGCCAAAGGGCATCCCTCCTTTCGGGGTTTATCGGGAGGTAACGGGGAACGGAGATGCACTTCTGCGGAAGTGTAATAACCCACTATAACACTTTCATCCCTATGGGCTGCAAAGTGTAGTGGGCTCTTCGAGGACTCTCCGAGGGGGAACGTCTCCTGCGGGAGAGCTACGATCAAGTTCGCACAATGCGAACTTGATTGCTCCGTACGTATCTGAAAAAATTGCGTACGGACTTCAAATAACCTGTACGGTTCGTACGGTGTACGAAAATCCAAAATACAAACGATAACACGTTTTAATTTTCGCTGATTTGCCGTACAGGTGCGTACAAGTACAGACCGTACAGGTTGTACGAACTTCTTCCGTGAAAAAAATGCACTTTTTACGGGCAGGGGTGGACAAGAGGTTCGATGCCTACAAAGCCCCGCACCCTGCGGCCACCGGGCAGGTAGATGTTGTTGGTGGCTTCAAGGTTATAGCGGCGGTCATTCTGGCGCAGTTCGGCGCTGAAACGGATCGCCGATACGCTGTGGCAGGCGTTGTCCTCGCACCACTGCTTGTAAATGTCGTAGAACTCCTTGGAGCTGATGGAGTAGTCCGCCTTGAAGCGGAAGTAGCCCTCGGACTCCATGAAGTCGATGACGTTGTTGCTGCTGCGCTTGATGGTGTCCACGTTGGCAGCGGCTCGTTCGCTGACCGTGAAGCGGAAATCGTTCTGCACCAGCCGGTGCAGCCCTTCCTGACACCACAGCAGGATGCCCTCCAACTCGGCGCACATCTTCTCCACAAGGAAGGGGTCATCCGTGCGGTCGGTGGGCTTGTCCTTGGTGGTCAGGATGAGCTGGCGGCGGAAGAAGCCGTCCGAATGGTCATACAGCGAGGTCAACGCACCGTTGCCGAAACAGAGGAATCGGGCGTAGATGTCCCGCTGGTAGCTCTGGACACCTTTTCGTTCCAAGTCCAGCTTGGCTTCGGCGGTCACGATGGTCTTAATATAATTCGTCTTGGGCAGGGCGTTCATATCCATGTCATCGTCGATCATCAGCAGGCGGCGTTCCAGATCGACACGGGCAAAGCGGTTGTTCTCCACCTTCTGGACGCTGCCGTTGCTGGCGGCATCTCCCATGAGTCGCTTGAGCACCAGCCCGATGCGGGACTTGCCCTCGCCGCCCTTGCCGACAATGAGCATCATCTTCTGCCCTTTGGTGCTGGGAATCAGGCAGTAGCCCAGATACTCCTGCAAGGTGGGGATGTCGGCATCGTCCAGCAGCTCGTGCAGAAAGGTCAACCAACGGTCAGGGGTGGCGGCTTTGGGGTCATACCTCACAGGCAGGCGGTTCTGGCAGAACAGCCGACTCTCCTGAAAAGAGCCGTTCGGCAGATGGTACACTCCGTTCTGGAGGTGGATGCAGTCCTGCTCGATGGGGAACGGGTCGGAAAAGGCCAGCAGCTTGATGGTCTCCAGAATGTTGGTGACCTTTTTGGACAGGCCGGAGGTGACATATTCCTCGATGTTCTCCAAGATGCGCTGCTTGATCTCGCTTTCGTCCTCCACCGGTCCGTCCAGCGTGTACAGTGTTCCGTTGACGCATTTCAGCGGCCACTGTTCCAGAAAGGCACGTCCAAACTGGACTTCGTCAATTTTCTTACCGTTGTACCAGTCCGGCCATAAAGGGTTGCGGGAAATGTTTTTCTTCATGTGGTGGCTCTCCTTTCAAAAAGTAAAGTGGTGATTATCATAATGATAAGCACCACTTTAGGTGAATGAATCGTCAGGCGCACTTTGCCAGAGCAAGGCGGTCGGTGCGCTCCTCCAGCATCAGCAGGTACGACCCGGACAGCAGCTGTGCGGCGGCAGCGGCCTTCTGCTGGGGTGTTCCAAATGCAACGCAGTCCGTCAGGTGCTCGATGGTCTCGGTCATGTGGAGGGCTTCCACGAACCGCTCGTCCAGCGGTTCTTCCGGGCTGGCGGGCTTGTAGCGCTCCTACCAGTCGTGCAGCAGGTCGAGATAATCGGTCAGCACCCGCAGGCAGTAGGCGATGTCTGCCCACTGCTCGTCCGTCAGGCCACGCTTGGGCGGCGGCAGGGCGATGGCATTGGCGGGCGGCTTATCCGGGTCAAGCCCGAAGTCACTTGCGAGCTTCTCGGCGGCTTGCCGGGGGTTCAGGTCGAACAGCTTGGCGGTGAGGTCGATGGCATCACCGTTGGCTCCGCAAGCGAAGCAGTAATAATAGGTGTCGTTCAGCTTCATGCTGGGGTCGCTGTCAGAATGGAACGGACAGCACACCATGCCATGGCGGTCAGGCTCCATGCCGTACATCTCTCCCACCTGCCGAACGGTGATGGCGGACTTGACAGTTTGATACAGGCTCAAGGGCATTTCTCCTTTGTTTCGTGCGTTGCACCAGAGTACCCCCCCAAAGTGGGAACTCTGGTGTTTTTTTTGCTTCCTGCCTGAATATACGGAAAATTTTGCAGAAAGGGTGAAAAAGCGGCAAAACTGCAACGGAAAAAGAAAAAAGCCCTTACTGGTTGCAGGACTGCAACAGCAAGGGTGGAGAGGTGACCGTATATTGAACAAAACGGCAGAGCGTACTATAATGAGAAAAAAGATCAAAAAGGAGGGCCGACCACATGGCACAGGAATATCTGCCCGCACCGTCCAACGTCCGTCTTGCGGACTTGATGAAAGAGCACAACATCAGCCAACCGGAGCTTGCCAAGGAGATCGGCTGCTCTAAAAGCACTATCAGCCGTTTTATCAGTGGTGCAAAAGGGACGCTGACCCATGAGCAGGTGCTGAAAATCGCAAGGCTGTTTAATGTGTCCACGGATTTCCTGCTGGGAGAAACCAACATCCCCGACCGCAAAAATTACGACATTGCCGAACTGGGCTTGTCCGTAGAAGCTGCAAAGAACCTCTACACAGGGCGTGTCAATACAGAGGTGGTCAACCTGCTGTTGGAAAACGCCCGCTTTGCAGAGCTTACTTACCGCATAGCGCAGTATTTTGATGATACCTTTGCATCCGGTATCGCGGCACAGAACGCCATGCTCACGACATTGAGCACCCTGCTGCGCACAAGGGTCAAGACCCCGGAGGCAGCCAAAGCCGCAAAGGACATCAGCCTTCGGAGAAAGCCGGTGTACCAAGGCGACCTTGATGATATTGAAATGTACTTCATGGCGGCAATCAAGGAAATCAAAAAGGGTATCGGGAGCCATTACGCCGAGCAGGAAGCCATGAGCAAGAAAGTGGCAGAGAAGATGTTCACCGAATTGACTAAAGGGCAGGATGTGCAGCACCCAACGATTACGGCAGAGCAGTTGACAGATGCAATGTTGGACAGCGTTTCGGGCATGGAAGGAGCTACGCCGGAAGCGCTGGAACAGCTGCGGAACGGTCTGCTGGGAATCTTGCAGTCTGCCGCAGAGCAGGAAAACGCCCATGAAGCAGACGAATGAACGGCTTTGTGCGCTGGCGCAGAAAGGCGATGCTGCCGCGCTGGACAGCCTGATCGACAACAACAAGTCCTTTATTGGCAAGGTGGCAAATGACCTTTTCCGCAGCATGAATCTGGCACAGTCCGGCCTGAACCTTGACACGGACGATTTGAAACAGGCAGGGAATATGGGCTTGTGGAAGGCCGTGCCAAAGTTCGATGCAGCGCGCGGCATGAAGTTCTTGACCTACGCAGCTCCGGCCATCCGCAACGCCATGATGGATATGGTGCGGGATGCCTTTGCCGCTTTTGAGCAGCGGATGGTAACGGAGGACAAAGACGGTATCTGCTACCAGCGCGTTTCGCTGGACGATGTTCTGCCGGGAGAGGAACAACTGCGGCGCATCGAAGCCATAGCCGACCCTTATGCCATGCAGCCGCAGAGCATTATGGAGGAGCAGGAATCGTGCCGGGAGTTATACGAGGGCCTGAAACGGCTGACCCAGCGAGAGCAGACCTATCTGCTGTACCGCTATGGCTTCACCGATGGCGAGGAACATCCGCTGATCGGCACGGCGATATACTTTCACCTGACAAAAGGCCGCGCCAAAAAGACCGAGGAACAGGCCATGGATAATCTGTGGCTGGAACTGCCGTGGTGGTATATCTGAATGGAAAAATCGTGATTGTGCTACAAGTTTTCTGAAAATTTATGTGCAACCATACGATTTTGAAAAAAATTGTGGACGGATGAAATAAAGCGGGCTTAAATTTCGTTGTTTTAACAAGGATTTGTAAGAACTTCTTTTAGAACGTATATAGGAGGCCTTTTTATGTTAGAGCAATTTTTCAAATCACAAGTTGCAGTTGTTTCTGACCCCTACCAGTGCAATCACATCACGGATGCGCTGGCAGCTGCTGGAATCAAATTCTATTGCAAAACCAAAGATGTCAATCGGCGTAATACGTTCGATCAGGCAAGAATTGGATCTTTAGGCATAAAACCGAAGTATGTCACAGAGATATTTGTAGACAAAGAAAATGCAGATATGGCACTGCATATTGTACACACGCTAAAGTAAAGTCTGCGATATCATAGTTCTTACAGCGTGATTTGTTTTCAGTTGACTGGAGAAAAACATGAAAAGAATTTGCATTGGACTTTTGACCGCACTAGGGTGTATTGCTGTAGCTACGGCGTTGATTGTTCGGCCATTTAGCAAAAAATCCATCCAGTCTTATGTACTGCGAAATCAGGATGAGCTGACAAACTATGCGCGGAAAGTGATAGAAGACCATCCAATGGAACCGCTAGAGTGGAATGGATGGAAAGTATATTATTACGCAGATGATATGGTGGAATTTTGTACAGGCTCTTTCGGGCTTGTTCCGAGTACTACATATAAGGGCTTTTACTATTCTGAAGATGATGAACCACATGGCTTTCAAGATGTTCCGGTTGAGTTTGTAAAAAGTGGAAATGGATGGTCGTGGGCAGAATCAGAAGGTGATAATACACAATATACTGAACGAATTGCAGCACATTGGTATTGGTATGAAGCAAAATTTTAGAAGTCGGAGAACCTGAAGTTATGTATAACAATAGACGAAATAACCGATTTAGTATATTTATTGCCGCTATTATTGTAAGCCTGCTGGTTCTTCTCACAGGATGCGCATCTACCAAGAAGGAAACTGATTTAGCTAAGCCCGTTGCAGAGGATAGCTCAAATCCAGTCACTGTAACAGTCTACCTTACCGCTCACTATGCAAATCCTGATACACATTGTCCTATCTATGAAAAACTGCTAGATTATCAAAAAGAGAACCCTAATATCACAATACAGTTCGTATCGCCCAAAGAGGGCGATACCGCAGAGCGTGAGGCTGAGATTCATCGGCTAAATACGGAGATCCTTTCAGGCAAAGGACCCGACCTCTTTATTATGGAAGGAAACCGATTGACGAATGTTAATCTATTTCCAGATATTGAAAAGAGTATGATGAATGGAGCTTTCCTCGATCTCACCGATGTAATGGATTCAAACGAATTCACAGCAGAGAATTTTTATATGCCTCTTTTAGATGCTGGAAAACTAAAAGGAAAACAGTATATTTTACCTTTGTGCTTTTCCGTTCCAACTCTGACAAGTGCAGAAAGCGTTTTGAAAGACAGCGGATTTGATATGCAAGCCGCATCAAAAAGCCTTGCTGCCACGATGGATGAACTACTGCGCATCTACAAGGAAAAACCAATGCTGGTTGTAACGGACTTTAGCATGACAAGCGCGTTATCGCAGCCGATCATCGATTACAAGAATCACACTATTAACTTGGACACAGTTAGTTGTCGGCAAACATTAGCATACGAGAAAGAATTCCGTACGGGTGAAATTTCTTATGAGATGCAAAATGGTTTGTTTGACAGTTTCAATCCAGAAGTAGTCCAAGATTATTTTGCAAACGGTGAACCTTTTGCTAGTCTTGACCCAAGCTATATGACAGTGGGACTTCTTCGGCAGTGTGCAGCTCTTGGAATCAAAACCGTAACACTTCCCATTCCCAATGAGCTAGGCGGTGTTACTGCTGAAATCGGTTCTTACGCAATGGGAAATCGAAACACAAAGCATCCAGCAGAGGTAAAAGCACTTTTAGCTTATCTTCTTAGTGAAGAATGCCAGTCGAGTTCGGCGTTTGCAGATAAAGATATGTTTCCTGTCCGACGTGGATGTCTTAAAAAATGTATGGAAGCACAATATCAATTCAGTGTCTATGATGCATCCCATGAAAAAATAGGTCAAGAAGATATTGAAAACCGAAAGGAGATGTATGGTGAAAATTTGACTGATGCACAGCTAGATCAGCTTGGAACAATATGTGACAAGATCAATGCAGCGCAATATCACACAATTTGGTACCGTGCCTTGCAGCTTGATCAAAGTGAGGATGGCGGAAATCTTCTAAGTGAAACGATGGTTCAGTATTGGAATGATGAAATCACCCTTGATGAGCTTGTTGATCGACTTACTCCGCAGCTCAAATTGTACCTTGATGAATAAAATGAAAAAGAATCTTCAGAGCAATATCCTTCTTCTGCCGGCACTTATTGCCGGATTTTTTTGCTATCTGTTTCCAATCCTGATTGCTTTTTGGAAAAGTCTCTTTCTTGGAACAGGAACTGATTTTGTCGGCATACAAAATTATGTGGATCTTTTTGAAAATGAGGCATTTTCACTCGCTGTTAGAAATCTGTTTCATTTGTGGGCCATCATTGTACCCGTCAATTTGGTTGTTGGCATTTTCGTTGCGGAAGCTTATATAAAACTCCGACAAGAAAAATTTTGTCTGTTCTTTCTTGTTCCTTCAATACTTCCGGCAGCTTGTGTTGTAACAATTGCATCAAGCATCTTACGAAAATCTCCTAGCCAGTGGGGTGAAACATCATTTGCATTTTATGTATTCCTTGTAATTGTATTATGGAAAACGCTGGGATTCTCAATTTTAATTTTTATGGTTGCTATGAAATCCATTGAATCCGAGATCATAGATGCCGCCATGCTGGATGGAGTCAACCCTCTACAATGTTTTTGGTACATAAAGCTTCCAATCATAAAGAGTTCTTTATTGATTTGTGGAATCTTGACGATTTACAATAGCTTTCGATGTTTCCGTGAAGCCTATTTGATTGGAGGAAGTCATCCGAATGAACAATTATATAGTATTCAGCACTTTCTACAAAACAATTTTATGAATATGAACTATGCACGACTGGAAGCGGCATCTGTTTTGGTTGTGCTTTTTGTTGGGGCCGTTGTGCTGATCGGAATGTACTTGGCAAGAAAAAAGAGGAATAACTGATGAACCCACGAAAAGAAGCTACATATAGGATGTTATCTTTGATAGCTGCTGTGATTTTTGTGCTGCCATGCGTATTTCTTGTTTTCCCGATATTTGATATAAACCCAGATGACTTGTGGCAGATGGATTCTCTGATGGAATTCATTTGCGCCTATAAAAATACCGCGATTCTTGCAATTGCCGGAGTGCTTATTCAAATTGTGATTGCACTGCCTGCAGGTTATGCGATTGCCAGAATCCCATCTCCGAAAGCGCAGACATTTTTTCTTTTGACCTGTGTTTTCTTTTTGCTTTTGCCGCAGCAAGCACTTATGCTCCCTCAATATCTGGTTCTGATGAATATTGGATGGTTGGATTCTCTTGAAGGGCTATTGATAATGACGGCTTTCCAGCCTTGGATGATTTTACTCTTTTGGTTCGCAGCAAAAAGAATTGACAGTAGCCTGTTCGATTCAGCAATTTGTGACGGCGCAAGCAACTGGGTGCTTTTTAGGAAAATTTATGCTCCAATTGTACGACCGTATGTTATGATTGCGGCATTCCTTTCTATCGCTGAGAGCTGGAATCTTTTGGAACAACCCATGACATTTTTGCAGAGCAAAGAAAGGTATCCGCTCTCTATGATTTTGATGCAGCTTTCAACGGATAATGCTGAATTAAAAAATGTCCTATGCTTGCTCTTTGCGGTTCCGCTGATGATTTTGTTCTGTACAATGGTAAAAAAGATAATCGATACATGAAAAATAAGAATGACTGGCTTGATTTCATTTCAGCAACAGGGCGGATATTTTGATCTTTGAACAATTCTGAAATAAATATGTTGTGCAATATGGAGAAATTTAATTATAAGTTTGGAAATTATTGATTTGCAACGCAAAATGCGTTACAATAAGGATGAGGTGATAACCATGGAAAAAACGATGACACTCAATCTTCGTGTCAACCCCACCGTTAAGCAGCAAGCCGAGGATGTGTTGAAGCAGCTCGGCATCCCGATGGCAACCGCCATTGATATGTACCTGCGCCAGATCACCCTGACTGGCGGCATCCCCTTTTCT is part of the Faecalibacterium sp. HTF-F genome and harbors:
- a CDS encoding plasmid recombination protein; this translates as MARNDGIDRTSVRNLAVSDKAVGNTQQHNEREKDSYRNPDIIPQRAAWNVHFKKPTASYTDLFAQLETAGTISTRGLKPDATHYCELVFDVNSAYFDNHGGYEFAKQFYEDAYKAAVQIVGGEQYILSAVMHADEINRAMTEALGREVYHYHLHVVYVPVVEKQILWSKRCKDKALVGTVKETVMQVSRSKKWASKPLLDDAGEPVLQKNGKPVLKKSYSILQDDFFNYMHNAGYTDVERGERGSTEEHLTVTQFKVQREQERLDSLTAQADQKAQSLAKTSQTLSKKEKELAAVQKKATLTKEALIHARDLDYIGKRTFLGNYSLTEEEFSKLKKQADHGYMMDVENRRLKEELSTAKKEAAHWGQKYHELWYEVKPYLDALHRAPELVRSFLEKILALKQERTMNVPQKNRKRGQDMEL
- a CDS encoding phage/plasmid primase, P4 family, producing the protein MKKNISRNPLWPDWYNGKKIDEVQFGRAFLEQWPLKCVNGTLYTLDGPVEDESEIKQRILENIEEYVTSGLSKKVTNILETIKLLAFSDPFPIEQDCIHLQNGVYHLPNGSFQESRLFCQNRLPVRYDPKAATPDRWLTFLHELLDDADIPTLQEYLGYCLIPSTKGQKMMLIVGKGGEGKSRIGLVLKRLMGDAASNGSVQKVENNRFARVDLERRLLMIDDDMDMNALPKTNYIKTIVTAEAKLDLERKGVQSYQRDIYARFLCFGNGALTSLYDHSDGFFRRQLILTTKDKPTDRTDDPFLVEKMCAELEGILLWCQEGLHRLVQNDFRFTVSERAAANVDTIKRSSNNVIDFMESEGYFRFKADYSISSKEFYDIYKQWCEDNACHSVSAIRFSAELRQNDRRYNLEATNNIYLPGGRRVRGFVGIEPLVHPCP
- a CDS encoding CHC2 zinc finger domain-containing protein, encoding MSLYQTVKSAITVRQVGEMYGMEPDRHGMVCCPFHSDSDPSMKLNDTYYYCFACGANGDAIDLTAKLFDLNPRQAAEKLASDFGLDPDKPPANAIALPPPKRGLTDEQWADIAYCLRVLTDYLDLLHDW
- a CDS encoding helix-turn-helix domain-containing protein, whose translation is MAQEYLPAPSNVRLADLMKEHNISQPELAKEIGCSKSTISRFISGAKGTLTHEQVLKIARLFNVSTDFLLGETNIPDRKNYDIAELGLSVEAAKNLYTGRVNTEVVNLLLENARFAELTYRIAQYFDDTFASGIAAQNAMLTTLSTLLRTRVKTPEAAKAAKDISLRRKPVYQGDLDDIEMYFMAAIKEIKKGIGSHYAEQEAMSKKVAEKMFTELTKGQDVQHPTITAEQLTDAMLDSVSGMEGATPEALEQLRNGLLGILQSAAEQENAHEADE
- a CDS encoding sigma-70 family RNA polymerase sigma factor; protein product: MKQTNERLCALAQKGDAAALDSLIDNNKSFIGKVANDLFRSMNLAQSGLNLDTDDLKQAGNMGLWKAVPKFDAARGMKFLTYAAPAIRNAMMDMVRDAFAAFEQRMVTEDKDGICYQRVSLDDVLPGEEQLRRIEAIADPYAMQPQSIMEEQESCRELYEGLKRLTQREQTYLLYRYGFTDGEEHPLIGTAIYFHLTKGRAKKTEEQAMDNLWLELPWWYI
- a CDS encoding ABC transporter substrate-binding protein, producing the protein MYNNRRNNRFSIFIAAIIVSLLVLLTGCASTKKETDLAKPVAEDSSNPVTVTVYLTAHYANPDTHCPIYEKLLDYQKENPNITIQFVSPKEGDTAEREAEIHRLNTEILSGKGPDLFIMEGNRLTNVNLFPDIEKSMMNGAFLDLTDVMDSNEFTAENFYMPLLDAGKLKGKQYILPLCFSVPTLTSAESVLKDSGFDMQAASKSLAATMDELLRIYKEKPMLVVTDFSMTSALSQPIIDYKNHTINLDTVSCRQTLAYEKEFRTGEISYEMQNGLFDSFNPEVVQDYFANGEPFASLDPSYMTVGLLRQCAALGIKTVTLPIPNELGGVTAEIGSYAMGNRNTKHPAEVKALLAYLLSEECQSSSAFADKDMFPVRRGCLKKCMEAQYQFSVYDASHEKIGQEDIENRKEMYGENLTDAQLDQLGTICDKINAAQYHTIWYRALQLDQSEDGGNLLSETMVQYWNDEITLDELVDRLTPQLKLYLDE
- a CDS encoding carbohydrate ABC transporter permease, producing MKKNLQSNILLLPALIAGFFCYLFPILIAFWKSLFLGTGTDFVGIQNYVDLFENEAFSLAVRNLFHLWAIIVPVNLVVGIFVAEAYIKLRQEKFCLFFLVPSILPAACVVTIASSILRKSPSQWGETSFAFYVFLVIVLWKTLGFSILIFMVAMKSIESEIIDAAMLDGVNPLQCFWYIKLPIIKSSLLICGILTIYNSFRCFREAYLIGGSHPNEQLYSIQHFLQNNFMNMNYARLEAASVLVVLFVGAVVLIGMYLARKKRNN
- a CDS encoding ABC transporter permease subunit, with translation MNPRKEATYRMLSLIAAVIFVLPCVFLVFPIFDINPDDLWQMDSLMEFICAYKNTAILAIAGVLIQIVIALPAGYAIARIPSPKAQTFFLLTCVFFLLLPQQALMLPQYLVLMNIGWLDSLEGLLIMTAFQPWMILLFWFAAKRIDSSLFDSAICDGASNWVLFRKIYAPIVRPYVMIAAFLSIAESWNLLEQPMTFLQSKERYPLSMILMQLSTDNAELKNVLCLLFAVPLMILFCTMVKKIIDT